One segment of Eschrichtius robustus isolate mEscRob2 chromosome 3, mEscRob2.pri, whole genome shotgun sequence DNA contains the following:
- the CYB5R1 gene encoding NADH-cytochrome b5 reductase 1 isoform X1, with protein MMGLQPVRPSLRIPHQGTPPLMVPGTQSPVLLASLGVGLLTLLGLALGSYLVRRSRRSRITLLDPNEKYLLRLLDKTTVNHNTKRFRFALPTAHHVLGLPVGKHVYLSARIDGSLVIRPYTPITSDEDQGYVDLVIKVYLKGVHPRFPEGGKMSQYLDSLKTGDVVEFRGPSGLLTYAGKGMFSIQPNKKSPPEPRVARKLGMIAGGTGITPMLQLIQAILKDPEDPTQCFLLFANQTEKDIILREDLEELQARHPNHFKLWFTLDHPPEDWAYSKGFVSADMIQEHLPAPGEDMLLLLCGPPPMVQLACHPNLDKLGYSQKMRFTY; from the exons ATGATGGGGTTGCAGCCGGTGAGACCCTCGCTCCGTATCCCGCACCAGGGGACTCCGCCCCTTATGGTTCCCGGCACTCAG AGCCCAGTCCTGCTGGCctccctgggggtggggctgctGACTCTGCTCGGCCTGGCTCTGGGCTCCTACCTGGTGCGGAGGTCCCGCCGGTCGCGGATCACGCTCCTGGACCCCAATGAGAAGTACCTGCTGCGACTGCTAGACAAGACA ACCGTGAACCACAACACCAAGAGGTTCCGCTTTGCCCTGCCCACCGCCCACCACGTTCTGGGGCTGCCTGTGG GCAAACATGTCTACCTCTCTGCCCGGATCGATGGCAGCCTGGTCATCAGGCCGTACACTCCCATCACCAGCGATGAGGACCAAGGCTATGTGGATCTTGTCATCAAG GTCTACCTGAAGGGTGTGCACCCCAGATTTCCTGAGGGGGGAAAGATGTCTCAGTACCTGGATAGCCTGAAGACTGGGGACGTGGTGGAGTTTCGGGGGCCAAGTGGGTTGCTCACTTACGCTGGGAAAG GGATGTTTAGCATTCAGCCCAACAAAAAGTCTCCACCAGAACCGAGAGTGGCCAGGAAACTGGGAATGATTGCCGGCGGCACAG GAATCACCCCAATGCTGCAGCTGATCCAGGCTATCCTAAAAGACCCAGAAGATCCAACCCAGTGCTTTCTGCTTTTTGCCAACCAG ACTGAAAAGGACATAATCTTACGGGAGGACTTGGAGGAGCTGCAGGCCCGACATCCCAACCACTTTAAGCTCTGGTTCACTCTGGATCACCCCCCAGAAG ATTGGGCCTACAGCAAGGGCTTTGTGTCTGCCGACATGATCCAGGAGCACCTGCCCGCCCCAGGGGAGGATATGCTGCTGCTGCTCTGTGGGCCACCCCCGATGGTGCAGCTGGCCTGCCACCCCAACCTGGACAAACTGGGCTACTCGCAAAAGATGCGATTTACCTACTGA
- the CYB5R1 gene encoding NADH-cytochrome b5 reductase 1 isoform X2, with protein sequence MMGLQPSPVLLASLGVGLLTLLGLALGSYLVRRSRRSRITLLDPNEKYLLRLLDKTTVNHNTKRFRFALPTAHHVLGLPVGKHVYLSARIDGSLVIRPYTPITSDEDQGYVDLVIKVYLKGVHPRFPEGGKMSQYLDSLKTGDVVEFRGPSGLLTYAGKGMFSIQPNKKSPPEPRVARKLGMIAGGTGITPMLQLIQAILKDPEDPTQCFLLFANQTEKDIILREDLEELQARHPNHFKLWFTLDHPPEDWAYSKGFVSADMIQEHLPAPGEDMLLLLCGPPPMVQLACHPNLDKLGYSQKMRFTY encoded by the exons ATGATGGGGTTGCAGCCG AGCCCAGTCCTGCTGGCctccctgggggtggggctgctGACTCTGCTCGGCCTGGCTCTGGGCTCCTACCTGGTGCGGAGGTCCCGCCGGTCGCGGATCACGCTCCTGGACCCCAATGAGAAGTACCTGCTGCGACTGCTAGACAAGACA ACCGTGAACCACAACACCAAGAGGTTCCGCTTTGCCCTGCCCACCGCCCACCACGTTCTGGGGCTGCCTGTGG GCAAACATGTCTACCTCTCTGCCCGGATCGATGGCAGCCTGGTCATCAGGCCGTACACTCCCATCACCAGCGATGAGGACCAAGGCTATGTGGATCTTGTCATCAAG GTCTACCTGAAGGGTGTGCACCCCAGATTTCCTGAGGGGGGAAAGATGTCTCAGTACCTGGATAGCCTGAAGACTGGGGACGTGGTGGAGTTTCGGGGGCCAAGTGGGTTGCTCACTTACGCTGGGAAAG GGATGTTTAGCATTCAGCCCAACAAAAAGTCTCCACCAGAACCGAGAGTGGCCAGGAAACTGGGAATGATTGCCGGCGGCACAG GAATCACCCCAATGCTGCAGCTGATCCAGGCTATCCTAAAAGACCCAGAAGATCCAACCCAGTGCTTTCTGCTTTTTGCCAACCAG ACTGAAAAGGACATAATCTTACGGGAGGACTTGGAGGAGCTGCAGGCCCGACATCCCAACCACTTTAAGCTCTGGTTCACTCTGGATCACCCCCCAGAAG ATTGGGCCTACAGCAAGGGCTTTGTGTCTGCCGACATGATCCAGGAGCACCTGCCCGCCCCAGGGGAGGATATGCTGCTGCTGCTCTGTGGGCCACCCCCGATGGTGCAGCTGGCCTGCCACCCCAACCTGGACAAACTGGGCTACTCGCAAAAGATGCGATTTACCTACTGA
- the LOC137760784 gene encoding alpha-1,3-mannosyl-glycoprotein 4-beta-N-acetylglucosaminyltransferase-like protein MGAT4E, giving the protein MPRAARGPGSTHHCLWKYITVAVTLILLSFFLQEKNEERLKYSLLLEEKKKILGQLNQEQIGSEIKNRLEAFKDMQKTSPLLRHAKYKFLAGAPPREKKLLTVGVSSAQQPHGSRLRNTLRPLFQASSGPEPECIVVLASLSDSDHEWLSQTAANISDLFRAHTEAQQLLTVRGRLGGPPVPGGLHNASHSSPCGAPYSRQKADYALLMHFAANLSESFLMLEDWVHCVPRSISTVYWALSAWKELPWVTLEFSSLSFSGKVSHSSDLPRLTSFFLLFHKDTPTHLLLSEFRLLLAQNVPVRFGSSAVYHMGNDSVLENTCFPAEKGKVFGERDNVTASVRTDMVTVLNDVPQYAYTLNKESFATLSPVKGNHLTVVLEKPQKVIRIEVLTGSGKQRQYKVEQGQVELGYGPLEDFKGCARYMLLGPMVAGHLDQMVSYEEGSVEELSCIRLLVLAPQESWLLIRQIKAWITEDEEEES; this is encoded by the exons ATGCCCAG AGCTGCTCGGGGCCCCGGCAGCACGCATCACTGCCTGTGGAAATACATCACAGTTGCCGTGACCTTGATCCTCCTGAGCTTCTTCctccaagagaaaaatgaagagcgTCTTAAGTACAGTTTATTGTTG gaggaaaagaagaaaatactgggGCAGCTCAACCAGGAGCAAATCGGCTCCGAAATCAAGAACCGTCTGGAGGCCTTCAAGGACATGCAGAAAACCTCCCCTTTGCTCCGACATGCCAAGTACAAATTCCTGGCTGGAGCCCCTCCCCGGGAAAAGA AGCTGCTGACCGTGGGCGTCTCCTCAGCGCAGCAGCCCCACGGGAGCCGCCTCCGGAACACCCTGCGGCCCCTGTTCCAGGCGTCCTCGGGACCCGAGCCGGAGTGCATCGTGGTGCTGGCCTCCCTGTCCGACTCTGACCATGAATGGCTCAGCCAGACGGCCGCCAATATCTCCGACCTCTTCCGAGCGCACACTGAGGCCCAGCAGCTGCTCACGGTCCGTGGCCGGCTCGGCGGCCCCCCTGTCCCGGGCGGTCTGCACAACGCCAGCCACTCCTCCCCCTGTGGGGCCCCGTACTCCAGGCAGAAGGCGGACTACGCCCTCCTCATGCACTTCGCTGCGAACCTCTCCGAAAGCTTTCTGATGCTGGAAGACTGGGTTCACTGTGTCCCCAGGTCTATCTCTACCGTCTACTGGGCACTGTCAGCCTGGAAAGAGCTGCCTTGGGTGACCCTGGAGTTCTCCAGCCTGAGCTTCTCTGGGAAAGTTTCCCACTCCAGCGATCTCCCCCGCTTgacctctttcttcctccttttccacAAGGACACTCCTACTCACTTGCTTCTCTCTGAATTCCGTCTTCTCCTGGCCCAGAACGTTCCAGTTCGTTTCGGTTCCTCAGCCGTCTACCACATGGGCAATGATTCTGTGCTCGAGAACACGTGCTTTCCTGCAGAGAAGGGAAAGGTCTTTGGTGAACGAGACAACGTCACCGCCAGTGTCCGCACGGACATGGTGACAGTGCTGAACGATGTCCCCCAGTACGCCTACACTCTGAACAAGGAGAGCTTCGCCACCCTCAGTCCTGTCAAAGGCAACCACCTGACAGTGGTCCTGGAGAAGCCACAGAAAGTCATCCGGATAGAGGTGCTGACAGGGTCTGGCAAACAAAGGCAGTACAAGGTGGAGCAAGGGCAAGTGGAACTGGGCTACGGCCCCTTGGAGGATTTCAAAGGCTGTGCTCGCTACATGCTGCTAGGTCCAATGGTGGCAGGACATTTGGACCAGATGGTGTCTTATGAGGAAGGTTCCGTGGAGGAGCTGAGTTGCATACGGCTGCTGGTGCTAGCACCTCAAGAGTCCTGGCTCCTCATCAGGCAGATCAAAGCCTGGATCACtgaggatgaggaagaggagagtTAG